From the genome of Vicia villosa cultivar HV-30 ecotype Madison, WI linkage group LG2, Vvil1.0, whole genome shotgun sequence, one region includes:
- the LOC131648722 gene encoding uncharacterized protein LOC131648722: MSVLVNGCPTKEFMVERGFRQGDSLSPFLFVIVAEGLNLMVNKAVENGDFVGCNVKGKCFVDILQFVDDTLLVGDGSWKHPWAIKSVLRGFEIVSGLGINFNKSKIVGININPHFLEVATSFLSSRTESKEFTFLAIRIGSNPRRVHSWRPLVDSIRKHLCSWKWRWLSFGGRITLLKSVLGSLPIFTLSFYLAPRKVIREINKIQSNFLWGGIEERRRIYWVCWNDVCRPVDKGGLGLRRMEDFNMTLLLKWKRRILESTNSVWYSMLKARYGDVKLQVVIEGGKIDNYSSKSVWWC, encoded by the coding sequence ATGTCGGTTTTAGTTAACGGTTGTCCTACTAAAGAGTTTATGGTAGAAAGAGGATTTCGTCAAGGTgattctctttctccttttctcttcGTTATTGTGGCGGAAGGATTAAATCTTATGGTGAATAAGGCGGTGGAAAACGGGGATTTTGTAGGGTGTAATGTGAAAGGCAAATGTTTTGTGGACATCCTTCAATTTGTGGATGACACTTTATTGGTGGGAGATGGAAGTTGGAAGCATCCTTGGGCTATCAAATCGGTGTTGAGAGGGTTTGAGATTGTTTCGGGGCTTggtattaattttaataagagTAAGATTGTTGGAATTAATATTAATCCTCATTTTTTGGAAGTGGCTACTTCCTTCCTTTCTAGTAGGACAGAGTCGAAGGAGTTCACTTTCCTCGCCATTCGCATTGGATCTAATCCTAGAAGAGTTCACTCTTGGAGGCCGTTGGTGGATAGTATAAGGAAACACTTGTGCTCTTGGAAATGGAGGTGGCTGAGTTTTGGGGGAAGAATCACTCTTCTAAAGTCGGTCTTAGGTAGTTTACCTATATTTACGTTGTCTTTCTATTTGGCTCCTAGGAAGGTCATTCGGGAGATCAAtaaaattcaaagtaattttctttggggtGGTATTGAAGAGAGAAGGAGAATTTATTGGGTGTGTTGGAATGATGTTTGTCGTCCGGTGGATAAGGGAGGTCTTGGGTTAAGGAGGATGGAAGATTTCAATATGACTCTTCTTCTTAAGTGGAAAAGGAGAATTTTGGAAAGTACTAATTCTGTGTGGTATAGTATGTTGAAGGCGCGATACGGAGATGTCAAGTTACAGGTTGTCATTGAAGGTGGGAAGATTGATAACTATAGTTCTAAGTCGGTGTGgtggtgttag
- the LOC131646025 gene encoding heavy metal-associated isoprenylated plant protein 22-like: protein MGILRHLSECFIDCSRPTEKRIPKKTVHVRVKMDCEGCVKKVKNALKDMEGVESFTVNQKQQRVTVTGNIDAKEVLDGVKSTGKTADNWPFVPYNLVTYPYAQGAYDMKAPTGFVRNVPQAVGDPKSPEMKMMVLFNDDNPNACSIM from the exons ATGGGTATTCTTCGACATCTTTCGGAATGTTTCATTGATTGTTCAAGACCGACAGAGAAACGTATTCCTaagaag ACGGTTCATGTCAGGGTGAAAATGGATTGTGAAGGTTGTGTAAAGAAAGTTAAAAATGCACTGAAAGACATGGAAG GGGTGGAGTCATTTACTGTAAATCAGAAGCAACAAAGGGTAACCGTGACTGGAAATATAGATGCAAAGGAGGTCCTTGATGGAGTGAAGAGCACAGGAAAAACAGCTGACAATTGGCCATTTGTTCCATACAATTTAGTGACTTATCCTTATGCTCAAGGGGCATATGACATGAAAGCACCAACTGGTTTTGTCAGGAATGTTCCTCAAGCTGTGGGTGATCCTAAGTCTCCAGAGATGAAAATGATGGTGCTTTTTAATGATGATAACCCAAATGCATGTTCAATTATGTAA